One genomic segment of Clostridium saccharoperbutylacetonicum N1-4(HMT) includes these proteins:
- a CDS encoding polysaccharide pyruvyl transferase family protein, translated as MNKKDISIITIHNIYNYGSALQSYATQKFINDLGYDAKLIDYRPKYDKSLKRLIKDLAIMILFFNKYFKRKKNYADFHYKKMRLSSKMYKTYNELIKNPPMSDIYISGSDQVWNTYFPCGKDPAYTLEFVKSENKISYAASMGRSDMSIDDLKRLANRIADYKWISMREQSGVDQLKKVGVESINVSDPVFLLSANYYRTISVKSKFRNYILVYSVHQSKELSDIVEEYKGRLGLDVVLVGDFPVKCYHDISLKEAGPLEFLGLIDGADFIITNSFHCVSFSLILEKQFIAVMPKVNTSRISNILGVAGLNNRAYENILNLPGKLEKIDYKKVTPRVSKYAEYSRKQLSNILLTISNAETNAEYECV; from the coding sequence TTGAATAAAAAAGATATATCAATAATAACAATCCATAATATATATAATTATGGATCTGCACTGCAAAGCTATGCAACACAAAAATTTATAAATGATTTAGGATATGATGCAAAATTAATAGATTACAGGCCTAAATACGATAAAAGTTTAAAAAGATTAATAAAAGATTTAGCTATTATGATTTTATTTTTTAATAAATATTTTAAGAGGAAAAAAAATTACGCTGACTTTCATTATAAAAAAATGAGATTATCTTCAAAAATGTATAAGACATATAATGAATTAATAAAAAATCCACCAATGTCAGATATATATATTTCAGGAAGCGATCAGGTATGGAATACATATTTTCCTTGCGGAAAGGATCCGGCATATACGCTAGAATTTGTTAAAAGTGAGAATAAGATATCATATGCAGCTAGTATGGGAAGATCAGATATGTCTATTGATGATCTTAAAAGATTAGCTAATAGAATAGCTGATTATAAATGGATCTCAATGAGAGAGCAGTCAGGAGTTGATCAACTTAAAAAGGTTGGGGTTGAATCAATAAATGTATCAGATCCCGTTTTTCTTTTATCAGCTAATTATTATAGGACAATAAGTGTAAAAAGTAAGTTTAGAAATTATATTTTAGTATATTCAGTACATCAATCAAAAGAATTAAGCGATATTGTTGAAGAATATAAAGGAAGGCTTGGCTTAGATGTCGTATTAGTAGGAGATTTTCCAGTTAAATGCTACCATGATATATCATTAAAAGAGGCAGGGCCATTAGAGTTTTTAGGATTAATTGATGGAGCAGATTTTATAATAACAAACTCATTCCACTGTGTATCATTTTCACTAATTTTAGAAAAGCAATTTATTGCTGTAATGCCTAAAGTTAATACATCAAGGATTAGTAATATATTAGGTGTTGCTGGGTTGAATAATAGAGCATATGAAAACATTCTCAATCTTCCTGGAAAACTAGAAAAGATTGATTATAAGAAGGTTACTCCAAGAGTATCTAAGTATGCCGAGTATTCGAGAAAGCAACTTTCAAATATATTATTAACAATCTCAAATGCGGAGACGAATGCAGAATATGAATGTGTATAG
- a CDS encoding Coenzyme F420 hydrogenase/dehydrogenase, beta subunit C-terminal domain, which yields MRRRMQNMNVYSDKKHCSGCSGCYNICPKECIEMQQDEEGFLYPRIDEKKCIKCNLCSKVCPYNNDNEDNDIEKPKAFACIHKDIEVVKKSTSGGAFTAIAESICKEEYVIFGAALNENVRVVHKYIADIKDIDLFRSSKYVQSDISKSLKDVKTFLDKGKKVIFTGTPCQIAGIKSFLRKDYENLITIDLVCHGVPSPLVFEKYKEYMEKIHNSRIKHVNFRDKTKKWDEHNMTIKFENGAIYTKRGVDDAFEVGFYKHLYHRPSCHQCPFSRIPRVGDFTLGDLWGIDDIIPQINDKKGISLLLFNTKKSEAFVKEIKERAKLIEINLNDAVANNKNLIKCTEESPNRIEFMNDMQIMKYSQLKEKYLKPRPLSFRIVSKVLNKKTKVKIKKMLGMKK from the coding sequence ATGCGGAGACGAATGCAGAATATGAATGTGTATAGTGATAAAAAACACTGCTCAGGATGTTCAGGATGCTATAATATTTGCCCTAAAGAATGCATTGAAATGCAGCAAGATGAAGAAGGCTTCTTATACCCAAGGATTGATGAGAAGAAATGTATTAAGTGTAATTTATGTTCAAAGGTATGTCCATACAATAATGATAACGAAGATAATGACATTGAAAAACCTAAAGCTTTTGCATGTATACATAAAGATATAGAGGTAGTAAAGAAAAGTACATCAGGTGGAGCTTTTACGGCTATTGCTGAAAGTATATGTAAGGAAGAGTATGTTATTTTCGGTGCAGCATTAAATGAAAATGTTAGAGTTGTACATAAGTACATAGCCGATATAAAAGATATTGATTTATTTAGAAGTTCTAAATATGTTCAAAGTGATATTAGTAAGTCATTAAAAGATGTTAAAACTTTTTTAGATAAAGGTAAAAAGGTTATCTTTACAGGAACGCCTTGTCAAATAGCAGGAATTAAATCTTTTTTAAGAAAAGATTATGAAAATTTAATTACTATTGATTTAGTATGTCATGGAGTACCAAGCCCATTAGTTTTTGAAAAGTATAAAGAGTATATGGAAAAAATACATAACAGCAGAATAAAGCATGTTAATTTCAGAGATAAAACTAAAAAATGGGATGAACATAATATGACTATTAAGTTTGAAAATGGAGCTATATATACTAAAAGAGGTGTAGATGATGCATTTGAAGTCGGATTCTATAAGCATCTATATCATAGACCATCTTGTCATCAATGCCCGTTTTCAAGAATCCCTAGAGTAGGTGATTTTACGTTAGGTGATTTGTGGGGAATTGATGATATAATTCCACAGATTAACGATAAAAAAGGTATATCTCTTTTATTATTTAATACTAAAAAATCAGAAGCTTTTGTTAAAGAAATTAAGGAAAGAGCTAAATTGATAGAAATAAATTTAAATGATGCAGTGGCAAATAATAAAAATTTAATAAAGTGTACAGAGGAAAGTCCAAATAGAATCGAGTTTATGAACGATATGCAAATAATGAAATATAGTCAGCTTAAGGAAAAATATTTAAAGCCACGTCCATTATCATTTAGAATTGTATCAAAAGTATTAAATAAGAAGACTAAAGTTAAGATAAAAAAGATGCTTGGAATGAAAAAATAG